A window of the Cystobacter fuscus genome harbors these coding sequences:
- a CDS encoding type I polyketide synthase — MSEEGKEEIKQRLARAVMAMQKMQARIDSLERARAEPIALVGMGCRFPGGADTPEAYWELLAAGRDVVRREPASRRFGSDSGAPRWAGYLEDVSGFDAEFFGISPREAASLDPRQRLLLEVAWEALEHAGQDPERLVDTATGVFVGLTGDDYARLLPTDPESIDAYFSTGNGHCFPPGRLSYTLGLRGPSLSVDTACSSSLVAVHLACQSLRSGECDVALAGGVNLVLHPSVTQSLIRMQALSPNGRCSAFDARANGFVRGEGCGVVVLKRLSDAQARGDRILALIRGSAVNQDGRSQGLTAPNVLAQRDLLLQALKNAKLQPSALGYVEAHGTGTPLGDPIEVEALVEVLGQPRPDGQRCALGSVKTNMGHLEAAAGIAGLMKAALALQHEAIPKHLNFSRLNPRIRLDGTPFFVPTETQAWKRSAQPRFAGVSAFGMSGTNAHIILEEAPLPAAPTRAPAPRPAHLLTLSARNEDALGELARRYASHLSAHPEEDAADVCFTANTARARMEHRLSVVGGSTQVLAERLSAFASGARQERVAQGKAGHTPPRVAFLFTGQGAQFAGMGRRLFETSPVFRDALERCASRLSPRMDLLSVLYPKDGVTSPIDQTAFSQPALFALEYALAELWRSWGVVPDAVMGHSVGEFAAACVAGILSMEDALDLIAERGRLMQALPAGGVMAMVFASREQVEPLLAKEPGRVSIAADNAPGQLTVSGEAAAVGRILAALEAQGLATRKLNVSHAFHSPLMEPMLDALEARAARMARAPGQVPLVSNVTGRVVGPSELGAPGYWRRHAREAVRFQEGMASLRGLGIDVFVEVGPNATLLGLGKACLGDGPTWLASLRKGQDDQEQMLDTLGRLFVQGHSQEWKGVDPEPARRKLVLPRYPWRRQRHWAIPETSVTVAPQVEVSRPAREGGSRGARYAVDWRPSVRAGSEVSPARGSWLVVGEGEEGRRLAAHLESQGTACVTVAPSAFAGAWREHAASCAGVVFLRALETERAHEACLELASVLHVLEGTPDAAARVWVVTRNAHSPSAEARVNPSQSLLWGLGRTVSLESSQHWGGLIDLGSEEGVERLWEELRSADGEDQVLLRGGQRYVARLMEREAPELQPLPVSADATYLITGGKGALGLNVARRLVRRGARHLVLTMRGAFPERSRWDELQGHGDEQARRIAAVRELEAAGAEVWLVQADVSQRDAMAALLERMKGALPPLRGIVHAAGVSATARVADLDAETLGRVLAPKVDGAWNLHALTREQPLDFFVLFSSVAGVWGSSNGGAYAAANAFLDGLAAHRRALGLVATSIDWGLWEGAGLATIEERVWLEGVGLEALDREAALDWMERLVASGVSHSVVASVRWERFRSLLEARRPRPFLADLRVHAASEPTRALPEGKAPPRPAWKDAATPSARREAVGALVRETVSRTLGLSAGQSLDAERGFHELGLDSIMAVEMKGRLEDQFGLTLPATLAFNYPNVRALTEHLDSLLHQESPLAATTEARAEAAPDEPIAIVGMACRMPGGADTPEAFWRLLKEGTDAIAEIPADRWDVESWYDPDPEVPGKMYVRAGGFLREVDRFDPRFFGISPREAESMDPQQRLMLEVAWEALERAGQDVSALKGSRTGVFVGVTAADYARVILQGPAEQVDAWFASGTSLNAVAGRVSYLLGLQGPSLVVDTACSSSLTALHLACQSLRSGESTRALAAGVNVILSPESMLAVSKARMLAPDGRCKTFDASANGFARAEGCGVLVLERLSDAKARGSNILAVIRGSAVNQDGPSSGLTVPNGQAQRAVIQQALRGAGVAPAEVSYLEAHGTGTSLGDPIEAEAMWSVLKEGRQGNESLWMGSVKTNVGHLESASGVAGVMKVVLALRHGQLPAHLHLKTPNPHIDWKGMGVKVPVALTDWAPTQGRRIAGVSSFGFSGTNAHVVLEEAPAPERTRPETEPRRHVLLLSARSPEALRALAGRYARALEDGVDVVDMCFTAAVGRTRFEHWLTVEADSAERMRERLSALEVGQSPEGVVFGSGADQAPRWEPSEFAAGGGRLIPLPTYPFQRQRYWWKGSTPRAASRNHEAPVPHFGRRLRSPALDAIVYETVYGPSRPVHLDDHRLYGTRVAAGSSHVSLLLSVIEDVYGSPACTLENLAFPRALILSENEERAVQIILSPPERGGAFEVKSLAADGGGETWLPHVSGSLSLGEAPPPEPWESREELQTRCQEVLRGEDFYRGMRGQGYVLGSSYMWIHSAKRGGMDILGELRLPELPDSLEEHVLHPGFVDSCFQVLTSWTLEYQSRFPDAILIPFSISRFTVHRRPRGTVWCHARVREDGRAGVGASLGGDLRIYDEQGLVAEVLGFRARMASREAVRPGLQAPREEARYELTWKPEPPPSGTLPALDPRPWVLWMDRHGVGERLGRLLEEHGARVIRVRSAAVFQKLGADSFEVDAWRPEDCARALSEALGAEGCAGVVYLAGLDARASEDASADTVQRAVLEASGGALHLVKALVGSNTVVPVWLVTQGAQAVRNGPVSLPQAPLWGLGRVIDREHPELRCTRVDLDARDEEGSLRGLLAELTRGASTAGREVVLRRGVRLHPELREERGGRDVAPVLLPEATYLITGGLGGLGLEVAKWMVERGARHLVLVGRRAPSALATEAVRALERAGAQVTLASVDVSREEEVSRLLRQVDAASPPLRGVIHAAGVLEDGALLQQELERFERVMNPKVAGAWNLHRLTRDRPLDFFVLFSSASALLGSGGQGNYAAANAFLDALAHERRAHGLPAQSLDWGPWAETGMVGASDGALARSLERRGIRPLPTAGALALFGEALASGRPQVALLSIQWPVYLESLGALGRSPLYAALAPVRAAETHAGARLAERLRSALPQERSRLLVRSLQEETARILRLEPSEVDWRQGFAELGMDSLMAIELRNVLQKQLGAPVPATVALDHPTVDFLGQHLLTDVLKLDVQAAPAEPPPPAPIVVKASPVPAAEDLDALSDAELARLVAEDLAKDS, encoded by the coding sequence GTGAGCGAGGAGGGCAAGGAGGAAATCAAGCAGCGCCTGGCCCGCGCGGTGATGGCGATGCAGAAGATGCAGGCGCGCATCGACTCGCTCGAGCGCGCGCGTGCCGAGCCCATCGCCCTGGTGGGCATGGGGTGCCGCTTCCCGGGAGGCGCCGATACGCCGGAGGCCTACTGGGAGTTGCTGGCCGCGGGCCGGGACGTCGTTCGCCGCGAGCCGGCCTCGCGCCGCTTCGGGTCCGACTCGGGTGCTCCCCGCTGGGCGGGCTACCTGGAGGACGTGAGCGGCTTCGACGCGGAGTTCTTCGGCATCTCCCCCCGCGAGGCCGCCAGCCTGGATCCCCGCCAGCGCCTGTTGTTGGAGGTGGCGTGGGAGGCGCTGGAGCACGCGGGGCAGGATCCCGAGCGCCTCGTGGACACCGCCACGGGCGTCTTCGTGGGGCTCACCGGGGATGACTACGCGCGGCTCCTGCCCACGGATCCGGAGAGCATCGACGCCTACTTCTCCACGGGCAACGGCCACTGCTTCCCGCCCGGACGCCTGTCGTACACGCTCGGGCTGCGGGGCCCGAGCCTCTCGGTGGACACGGCGTGCTCCTCGTCGCTCGTGGCGGTGCACCTGGCTTGTCAGAGCCTGCGCTCGGGCGAGTGTGACGTGGCGCTCGCGGGCGGCGTGAACCTGGTGCTGCACCCGTCCGTCACCCAGTCGCTCATCCGCATGCAGGCGCTCTCCCCGAATGGCCGGTGCAGCGCCTTCGACGCTCGCGCCAATGGCTTCGTCCGGGGCGAGGGCTGTGGCGTCGTGGTGCTCAAGCGCCTGTCGGACGCCCAGGCCCGGGGAGACCGGATCCTCGCGCTCATCCGCGGCTCGGCCGTCAACCAGGACGGGCGCTCGCAGGGACTCACCGCGCCCAACGTGCTCGCCCAGCGGGACTTGCTGCTCCAGGCCCTGAAGAACGCGAAGCTGCAACCCTCGGCGCTCGGGTACGTGGAGGCCCATGGCACGGGTACGCCCCTGGGCGATCCCATCGAGGTGGAGGCCCTGGTGGAGGTGCTGGGCCAGCCCCGGCCCGATGGGCAGCGGTGCGCGCTCGGCTCGGTGAAGACGAACATGGGCCACCTGGAGGCGGCCGCGGGCATCGCCGGGTTGATGAAGGCGGCGCTCGCGCTCCAGCACGAGGCCATTCCCAAGCACCTGAACTTCAGCCGGCTCAACCCCCGCATCCGCCTGGACGGCACGCCCTTCTTCGTGCCCACCGAGACGCAGGCCTGGAAGCGCTCGGCTCAGCCCCGGTTCGCGGGCGTGAGCGCGTTCGGCATGAGCGGCACCAACGCGCACATCATCCTCGAGGAGGCGCCTCTTCCGGCCGCCCCCACGCGCGCGCCCGCTCCGCGCCCCGCGCACCTGTTGACGCTCTCGGCACGCAACGAGGACGCGCTGGGGGAACTCGCGCGCCGCTACGCCAGCCACCTCTCCGCCCACCCCGAGGAGGACGCGGCGGACGTGTGCTTCACCGCCAACACGGCTCGCGCGCGCATGGAGCACCGGCTGTCCGTGGTGGGTGGCTCGACACAGGTGCTCGCCGAGCGCCTGTCCGCGTTCGCCTCGGGCGCACGGCAGGAGCGCGTGGCCCAGGGGAAGGCGGGACACACGCCGCCCCGGGTGGCCTTCCTCTTCACCGGCCAGGGCGCGCAGTTCGCCGGCATGGGCCGCCGGTTGTTCGAGACGTCCCCCGTCTTCCGTGACGCGCTGGAGCGCTGTGCCTCGCGGCTCTCGCCCCGGATGGATCTGCTGTCGGTGCTCTACCCGAAGGACGGGGTGACCTCGCCCATCGATCAGACGGCCTTCAGCCAGCCGGCGCTCTTCGCCCTGGAGTACGCGCTCGCGGAGCTGTGGCGCTCGTGGGGCGTGGTGCCCGACGCGGTGATGGGCCACAGCGTGGGCGAGTTCGCCGCCGCGTGCGTGGCGGGCATCCTCTCCATGGAGGACGCGCTGGACCTCATCGCCGAGCGCGGTCGGCTCATGCAGGCCCTGCCGGCGGGCGGCGTCATGGCCATGGTGTTCGCCTCCCGCGAGCAGGTGGAGCCGCTGCTCGCGAAGGAGCCCGGACGCGTCTCGATCGCCGCGGACAACGCCCCGGGCCAGCTCACCGTGTCCGGTGAGGCGGCGGCCGTGGGACGCATCCTCGCGGCGCTGGAGGCCCAGGGCCTCGCGACGCGCAAGCTCAACGTCTCGCACGCCTTCCACTCTCCCTTGATGGAGCCGATGCTCGACGCGCTGGAGGCCAGGGCGGCGCGCATGGCGCGTGCTCCCGGCCAGGTGCCCCTCGTCTCCAACGTGACGGGCCGGGTGGTGGGCCCCTCGGAGCTGGGCGCACCGGGCTACTGGCGCCGCCACGCGCGCGAGGCCGTGCGCTTCCAGGAGGGCATGGCGTCGCTGCGTGGCCTGGGCATCGACGTCTTCGTGGAGGTGGGCCCGAACGCCACGCTGCTGGGTCTCGGCAAGGCGTGCCTGGGAGACGGGCCCACGTGGCTCGCCTCGCTGCGCAAGGGTCAGGACGATCAGGAGCAGATGCTGGACACCCTGGGCCGCCTGTTCGTCCAGGGCCACTCCCAGGAGTGGAAGGGCGTGGATCCCGAGCCCGCGCGCCGCAAGCTCGTGCTGCCGCGCTACCCGTGGCGGCGTCAGCGGCATTGGGCCATTCCGGAGACGTCCGTCACCGTCGCGCCCCAGGTGGAGGTGTCACGGCCCGCCCGGGAGGGAGGGAGCAGAGGTGCCCGGTACGCGGTGGACTGGCGGCCCTCGGTGCGCGCGGGGTCCGAGGTGTCTCCAGCGCGGGGTTCCTGGCTGGTGGTGGGCGAGGGCGAGGAGGGCCGTCGGCTCGCCGCGCACCTCGAGTCCCAGGGCACGGCCTGCGTGACGGTGGCGCCGTCGGCCTTCGCGGGGGCATGGCGGGAGCACGCGGCCTCGTGCGCGGGCGTGGTGTTCCTGCGCGCCCTGGAGACGGAGCGGGCGCACGAGGCGTGTCTGGAGCTGGCCTCGGTGCTTCACGTCCTGGAGGGGACTCCGGACGCGGCGGCCCGTGTGTGGGTGGTGACCCGGAACGCGCATTCCCCGAGCGCGGAGGCGCGCGTGAATCCCTCCCAGTCCCTGCTGTGGGGGCTCGGAAGGACCGTGTCGCTGGAGAGTTCTCAGCACTGGGGTGGGTTGATCGACCTGGGGTCCGAGGAGGGCGTGGAGCGGCTCTGGGAGGAGCTGCGCTCGGCGGACGGCGAGGATCAGGTGCTCCTGCGGGGCGGCCAGCGCTACGTGGCGCGGCTGATGGAGCGGGAGGCGCCCGAACTCCAGCCCTTGCCCGTGAGCGCCGATGCCACCTACCTCATCACCGGAGGCAAGGGGGCGCTCGGACTGAACGTGGCGCGCCGGCTGGTGCGGCGCGGGGCCCGCCATCTCGTGCTCACCATGCGCGGGGCCTTTCCCGAGCGCTCGCGATGGGACGAACTCCAGGGCCACGGGGACGAGCAGGCCCGGCGGATCGCCGCGGTGCGCGAGCTGGAGGCGGCGGGCGCCGAGGTGTGGCTGGTCCAGGCGGATGTGTCCCAGCGTGACGCGATGGCGGCGCTGCTCGAGCGGATGAAGGGCGCGCTGCCACCCCTGCGCGGAATCGTCCACGCGGCGGGGGTATCCGCGACGGCGCGGGTGGCGGACCTGGACGCGGAGACGCTCGGGCGGGTGCTGGCACCCAAGGTGGATGGCGCGTGGAACCTCCATGCGTTGACGCGCGAGCAGCCATTGGACTTCTTCGTGCTCTTCTCCTCGGTCGCGGGGGTGTGGGGCTCGTCGAACGGGGGCGCCTACGCGGCGGCCAATGCCTTCCTGGACGGGCTCGCGGCGCACCGGCGGGCCCTGGGGCTCGTGGCGACGAGCATCGACTGGGGCCTGTGGGAGGGCGCGGGCCTGGCGACGATCGAGGAGCGGGTCTGGCTGGAGGGCGTGGGGTTGGAGGCGCTCGATCGCGAAGCCGCCCTGGACTGGATGGAGCGGCTCGTGGCCTCGGGGGTGTCTCACTCCGTGGTGGCGAGTGTGCGCTGGGAGCGTTTTCGCTCCCTGCTCGAGGCCCGGAGGCCCCGGCCGTTCCTGGCGGACCTCCGCGTGCACGCTGCCTCCGAGCCCACGCGGGCGCTCCCCGAGGGCAAGGCACCTCCCCGGCCGGCATGGAAGGACGCGGCCACGCCGTCCGCCCGGCGCGAGGCCGTGGGCGCGCTGGTCCGCGAGACGGTGTCGCGCACGCTGGGCCTGTCCGCCGGACAGTCCCTCGACGCCGAGCGCGGCTTCCATGAGCTGGGGTTGGATTCCATCATGGCGGTGGAAATGAAGGGTCGGCTCGAGGATCAGTTCGGGCTGACGCTGCCGGCGACGCTCGCGTTCAACTACCCGAACGTTCGCGCGCTCACCGAGCACCTCGACTCGCTGCTGCATCAGGAGTCGCCCCTCGCCGCGACGACCGAGGCCCGTGCCGAGGCCGCTCCGGACGAGCCCATCGCCATCGTCGGCATGGCGTGCCGGATGCCTGGGGGAGCGGACACGCCCGAGGCCTTCTGGCGGCTGTTGAAGGAGGGGACGGACGCCATCGCGGAGATTCCGGCGGATCGCTGGGACGTGGAGAGCTGGTACGACCCGGACCCCGAGGTGCCGGGGAAGATGTACGTGCGCGCGGGCGGCTTCCTGCGCGAGGTGGACCGATTCGATCCCCGCTTCTTCGGCATCTCGCCGCGCGAGGCGGAGAGCATGGATCCGCAGCAGCGGTTGATGCTGGAAGTGGCCTGGGAGGCGCTGGAGCGTGCGGGGCAGGACGTGAGCGCGCTGAAGGGCTCGCGCACGGGTGTCTTCGTGGGCGTCACCGCGGCGGACTACGCGCGGGTCATCCTCCAGGGGCCCGCCGAGCAGGTGGATGCGTGGTTCGCCTCGGGCACGTCGCTCAACGCGGTGGCCGGGCGCGTGTCGTATCTGCTCGGGTTGCAGGGGCCGAGCCTGGTGGTGGACACGGCGTGCTCGTCGTCGCTGACGGCGTTGCACCTGGCGTGTCAGAGCCTGCGCTCGGGCGAGTCCACGCGGGCCCTGGCGGCGGGGGTGAACGTCATCCTCTCGCCCGAGTCGATGCTGGCGGTGAGCAAGGCGCGGATGCTGGCGCCGGACGGGAGGTGCAAGACTTTCGACGCGTCGGCCAATGGCTTCGCGCGGGCGGAGGGCTGTGGGGTGCTCGTGCTGGAGCGGCTGTCGGACGCGAAGGCGCGCGGCTCCAACATCCTCGCGGTCATCCGGGGCTCGGCGGTGAACCAGGACGGGCCGAGCAGCGGGCTCACGGTGCCCAATGGTCAGGCGCAGCGGGCGGTCATCCAGCAGGCCTTGCGCGGCGCGGGCGTGGCTCCGGCGGAGGTGAGCTACCTGGAGGCGCACGGCACGGGGACGTCGCTGGGAGACCCCATCGAGGCCGAGGCGATGTGGTCGGTATTGAAGGAGGGGCGCCAGGGCAACGAGTCGCTGTGGATGGGCTCGGTGAAGACGAACGTGGGCCACCTGGAGTCGGCGTCGGGCGTGGCGGGGGTGATGAAGGTGGTGCTGGCGCTGCGGCACGGCCAGTTGCCGGCGCACCTGCACCTGAAGACGCCCAACCCGCACATCGACTGGAAGGGAATGGGGGTGAAGGTACCGGTGGCGCTGACGGACTGGGCGCCCACGCAGGGCCGGCGCATCGCGGGGGTGAGCTCCTTCGGCTTCAGCGGGACGAACGCCCACGTGGTGCTGGAGGAGGCGCCCGCGCCCGAGCGGACGCGTCCGGAGACGGAGCCGCGGCGGCACGTGCTGCTGCTGTCGGCGCGGAGCCCCGAGGCCCTGCGTGCCCTGGCGGGCCGTTACGCGCGGGCCCTGGAGGACGGAGTGGACGTCGTGGACATGTGCTTCACGGCGGCGGTGGGCCGGACGCGCTTCGAGCATTGGCTCACGGTGGAGGCCGACTCGGCGGAGCGGATGCGCGAGCGGCTGTCCGCGCTGGAGGTGGGCCAGTCCCCCGAGGGCGTGGTGTTCGGAAGCGGAGCGGACCAGGCGCCCCGGTGGGAGCCCTCGGAGTTCGCGGCGGGTGGGGGACGGCTCATCCCCCTGCCCACCTATCCCTTCCAGCGTCAGCGCTACTGGTGGAAGGGCTCGACGCCCCGCGCGGCGTCCCGGAACCACGAGGCTCCGGTGCCCCACTTCGGTCGGCGGCTGCGGTCTCCGGCGCTCGACGCGATCGTCTACGAGACGGTGTACGGACCCTCGCGTCCGGTCCACCTCGACGATCACCGGCTCTACGGAACCCGCGTCGCGGCGGGCTCCTCGCACGTGTCGTTGCTGCTGTCGGTGATCGAGGACGTGTATGGCTCTCCCGCGTGCACCCTGGAGAACCTGGCCTTCCCACGCGCGCTGATCCTCTCCGAGAACGAGGAGCGCGCGGTGCAGATCATCCTGTCTCCGCCGGAGCGCGGGGGCGCGTTCGAGGTGAAGTCGTTGGCGGCCGACGGCGGCGGGGAGACGTGGCTGCCGCATGTCAGTGGTTCCCTGAGCCTCGGTGAGGCTCCGCCCCCGGAGCCGTGGGAGTCCCGGGAGGAACTCCAGACGCGCTGCCAGGAAGTCCTGCGGGGCGAGGACTTCTACCGGGGGATGCGCGGACAGGGCTACGTGCTCGGTTCGAGCTACATGTGGATCCACTCGGCGAAGCGCGGGGGCATGGACATCCTCGGAGAGCTGCGGCTGCCCGAGCTGCCGGACTCGCTGGAGGAGCACGTGCTCCATCCCGGCTTCGTGGACTCGTGCTTCCAGGTGCTCACGAGCTGGACGCTGGAGTACCAGTCGCGCTTCCCCGACGCGATCCTCATCCCCTTCAGCATCTCGCGCTTCACCGTGCACCGGCGGCCCCGGGGCACGGTGTGGTGCCATGCTCGCGTCCGGGAAGACGGCCGGGCCGGGGTGGGGGCGTCCCTGGGCGGCGATCTGCGCATCTACGACGAGCAGGGCCTGGTGGCGGAGGTGCTCGGCTTCCGCGCGCGGATGGCGAGCCGAGAGGCCGTGCGTCCGGGACTCCAGGCGCCGCGGGAGGAGGCGCGCTACGAGCTGACCTGGAAGCCCGAGCCGCCTCCGTCCGGGACCCTGCCCGCGCTGGATCCCCGGCCCTGGGTGCTGTGGATGGACCGGCACGGCGTGGGTGAGCGGCTCGGGCGGCTGTTGGAGGAGCACGGGGCCCGGGTCATCCGGGTCCGCTCGGCGGCCGTGTTCCAGAAGCTCGGCGCGGACTCCTTCGAGGTGGATGCGTGGAGGCCGGAGGACTGCGCGCGCGCGCTGAGCGAGGCCCTGGGCGCGGAGGGTTGCGCGGGGGTGGTGTACCTGGCGGGCCTCGATGCCCGTGCCTCCGAGGACGCGTCGGCGGACACCGTGCAGCGCGCCGTCCTGGAGGCGAGCGGCGGGGCCCTGCACCTGGTGAAGGCGCTGGTGGGGAGCAACACGGTGGTGCCGGTGTGGCTCGTCACGCAAGGCGCCCAGGCGGTGCGCAATGGCCCGGTGAGCCTGCCCCAGGCGCCATTGTGGGGCCTCGGCCGGGTCATCGATCGCGAGCATCCCGAGCTGCGCTGCACGCGCGTGGACCTGGACGCCCGGGACGAGGAGGGCAGCCTCCGGGGGCTGCTGGCCGAGCTGACCCGTGGTGCGAGCACCGCCGGACGCGAGGTGGTGTTGCGCCGGGGCGTGCGGCTGCACCCCGAGTTGCGCGAGGAGCGGGGTGGACGGGACGTGGCCCCCGTGCTGCTCCCGGAGGCCACCTACCTCATCACGGGAGGGCTCGGAGGACTGGGCCTGGAGGTGGCGAAGTGGATGGTGGAGCGGGGCGCGCGACACCTGGTGCTGGTGGGACGCCGGGCGCCCTCGGCGCTGGCCACCGAGGCGGTGCGTGCCCTGGAACGCGCGGGGGCCCAGGTGACGCTCGCGTCCGTGGACGTGTCGCGCGAGGAGGAGGTGTCCCGGCTGCTGCGTCAGGTGGATGCGGCGTCTCCGCCCCTGCGGGGTGTCATCCACGCGGCGGGCGTGCTGGAGGATGGCGCGCTGCTGCAACAGGAGCTGGAGCGCTTCGAGCGGGTGATGAACCCGAAGGTCGCGGGCGCGTGGAACCTGCACCGGCTCACGCGTGACCGGCCCCTGGACTTCTTCGTTCTCTTCTCCTCGGCCTCCGCGCTGCTCGGCTCGGGAGGGCAGGGCAACTACGCCGCGGCGAACGCCTTCCTGGACGCGCTGGCGCACGAGCGGCGGGCGCACGGATTGCCCGCGCAGTCGCTCGACTGGGGACCCTGGGCGGAGACGGGGATGGTGGGCGCGTCGGATGGTGCTTTGGCCCGATCGCTGGAGCGCCGAGGCATCCGGCCGCTGCCCACGGCGGGGGCGCTCGCGTTGTTCGGCGAGGCGCTCGCGAGTGGCCGGCCCCAGGTGGCGCTCCTGTCCATCCAGTGGCCGGTGTACCTGGAGTCGCTGGGGGCCCTGGGCCGCTCGCCGCTCTACGCGGCGCTGGCGCCGGTCCGTGCCGCCGAGACGCACGCGGGTGCACGACTCGCCGAGCGACTGCGGAGCGCACTGCCCCAGGAGCGCTCCCGTCTGCTGGTGCGCAGCCTCCAGGAGGAAACGGCGCGCATCCTGCGGCTGGAGCCCTCGGAGGTCGACTGGCGCCAGGGCTTCGCCGAGCTCGGGATGGACTCGCTGATGGCGATCGAGCTGCGCAATGTGTTGCAGAAGCAGCTCGGCGCGCCGGTGCCCGCGACGGTGGCGTTGGATCACCCCACCGTCGACTTCCTGGGACAACACCTGCTCACCGACGTCTTGAAGCTCGACGTCCAGGCGGCGCCGGCCGAGCCGCCTCCTCCTGCCCCCATCGTGGTCAAGGCCTCCCCGGTGCCCGCGGCGGAGGACCTGGATGCGTTGTCGGATGCCGAGCTGGCGCGGCTGGTGGCCGAGGATCTCGCCAAGGATTCGTGA